Below is a genomic region from Spirosoma radiotolerans.
TCGACGCAGCCTTATCGGCGGGCGCATTAGGCGGAAAGATCAACGGATCGGGCGGGGGCGGCTGCATGTTTGTCTACGCACCCGAACAGCCCGAAGTCGTCGCCGAAGCTATTAAACGGGAGGGCGGAAAAGCCTATGTAATTTCGGTAGATGAAGGGACGGTGGTTAGTTTGTAGTTTTTGGTTCGTAGTTCCTCCGGCGTTAGTCAACCACGAACTACAAACTCACAATGTATTGGCGGCTCGCTGGGCAGGAAACCAGGACGTTAGAACCGTCACGACAATGCTGAGCAAGCCAGTCATGACAATGTCGCTGGCATCGAGCCGTACCGGATACGCATCAACGATTGAGCTGGCCATGCCCATACGGATGAAGCCGTAACTTTCCTGCGCCAGACAAATAACGACCCCAAGAACCAGGCCCGCCAATGCGCCGGTCAGAGCGATGATGGCGCCTTCGGTCAGAAAAATCCGGCGTACCATCTGCCTCGTAGCCCCCAGCGCGTACAGAATCCGGATGTCGGCTTTTTTTTCGATGACCAGCATCGACAGTGAGAAGAAAATATTGATCGACGCCACCAGGATGATGAACGAAAGGGTCAGGGCTACAAATAACTTTTCAACGCGGATGGCTCGGTAGAGGTCTACATTCAAGTCATCCCGGCTTTGAACCACCAAGTCCTTCCCGACTACTTCCTGCAGAGCCTGCCTGGCTTTTTCTTCGTTGGTACCCGGACGGAGCTGGATTTCCAGACTCGTTACTTCATTTGGTTTATAGCCAAATAAGGCACGCGCCACACTAATTGGCGCCAGTACAAAATTGTCGTACTTCGACTCGATGAAGAACACACCAGCAACCGTCAGGGCCTCGCGGTTGAATGCATCGGGATTCAAGACACTTAATGTCTGCCCACTTTCGGGATACAGGATCTCCAAGGGCGTTAGAATATCGACGGGCGAAATGGTCAGGTCATTGCGAACGCCATCCGCAACAATGGCATAGTTAACCCCATTCCGACGAAAGAGTAGCTTGCCTTCAAGCATGGCGGAGTCAAGCTGCTGCCGTTGAACGTAATTATCATCCACGCCTTTCAGGCGGATAACGGTCTGGGCATTGCCGTAACGGGCCAGCGCATTATCCTGCGCAATGGTTGTCAATAAACTAACACCTGGCGTTGCCCGCAGTTGGGCGAGCAGCGTCGGCGAAGCCATAAACCGCTTACCCTGTTTAGGGGCTACGGTCATATCGGATTCAAAGGTTTTAAAAATTTGCCGGTTCAACTCTTCCATTCCATTGAATACCGACAGTACCACCACCAGCGCCATGGTGCCAACGCCCACGCCGAGCATCGACAAAATAGATAGCCAGCTGATGAAACTGCGTTTTTTTC
It encodes:
- a CDS encoding ABC transporter permease; amino-acid sequence: MNLPAWIARRYFFSRKKRSFISWLSILSMLGVGVGTMALVVVLSVFNGMEELNRQIFKTFESDMTVAPKQGKRFMASPTLLAQLRATPGVSLLTTIAQDNALARYGNAQTVIRLKGVDDNYVQRQQLDSAMLEGKLLFRRNGVNYAIVADGVRNDLTISPVDILTPLEILYPESGQTLSVLNPDAFNREALTVAGVFFIESKYDNFVLAPISVARALFGYKPNEVTSLEIQLRPGTNEEKARQALQEVVGKDLVVQSRDDLNVDLYRAIRVEKLFVALTLSFIILVASINIFFSLSMLVIEKKADIRILYALGATRQMVRRIFLTEGAIIALTGALAGLVLGVVICLAQESYGFIRMGMASSIVDAYPVRLDASDIVMTGLLSIVVTVLTSWFPAQRAANTL